DNA from Brassica napus cultivar Da-Ae chromosome C4, Da-Ae, whole genome shotgun sequence:
tctgaaaaaaaaaaaattactaacagtttttatgtgtgttttcagATGGAACAAGCAAACATCTTTGATCACTCCTAGTGAAGATATATTCTATCTTGTGGCCTTTCTCCCCTCTGCTGTGCAAAATGATCTGGAGCACCTTCTGAGACAAAACCAAAGAGTGCTTAACTTCTGTGCAGAGGCAAACATGGATGTGAAGCAGTATTTGCCTCACTACGAGACTCAAAGAGAGTGGAGATCACACTTTGGAAACAGATGGGAAACATTTGCAAAGATGAAACATGAGTATGACCCTCTAGCGATTCTAGCACCTGGTCACAGAATTTTCCAAAACGCAACACAGTTATATCCTATTCAACTTCAATAAGCCAAGAGGGAAAACATACATACATTCAAAGGTATCATAAAAAAATAAGCAGCAAGAGAgtgaaattgaatttttttttttttaattcttcaaCAAATGAAATAAACTGGGACACTGCTGTATAGGATCCATGAAAGCctacaaaaaatgtttctaGTTTCCCAACAAGTAAAAGATCACGTGTTTTGCTACATTATAGCATGTTGTCTTGTCTATGATGTCCTGAATGAAATGTCTGGATCCTATGTCTTTAGTTCTAACCAAACAATAGAAAAGCTATTtgtaatctatattattaaaagataattacccattaaaaaatacccctaagttttttaacttatttacacttccatgctactgagaattaaattaaactacctattttaatgcttatcttttccagttaaattaataagttttccttaatcaaatttaaatttaatgtcattaaatgaacctacctattttaatgcttgtcttttccagttaaattaatgagttttcgttaatgaaatttaaatttaatgtcattaaatgaacctaaaaatacatcatatttaacgtagcttattacggacgagtacaacccaataatgaacttgaattttatttttacgaaaacgtaaatcacttgacttatgtaatatttaaaatatattaactacaatataacaaatgcatataacctacctatactttagtttgaaatgatcatgctcaagttttatataatcaacttacatcatgcatcgatcgatgtacaatagtcaaaccacctatagttttcgttttctttataggatgtatcaaccaaccaatcatcccactgattttctaagctttataaaaaaaaatcaataaatacaaactcaaaatccaatattttctattaatcaaaacaaaatattttcaaagtcgtatctttaatgtacctattaaatataaaaactgtaaccataattacactaattataagaatagatttgattccaaccaattgatctattacttcggtaattgatttgcttgcagaagaggaaacaataaatttaaaatttataagaatataaagatatagagattccaacgAATTGCttatatttgcgtatgattttcgcataataagcttcaaattgaacattgaaaaagatagagagattttttttaatcttttaccgacacagaacttaaacaaaacgaagagttaaaggtaattttttttggttacattTCCCTgaaaaaacggttacaacatgaGCTTTCATAATATGatcttttaacatattaatgttatggacatttaataattatcttgacgaaaaaagactataaataatttattattaacaaaagtatgaaattatttacaatttgatgactaattcatcacctttttttatatgttaaatttttcatagaagtttaaaaatcattttattttctttaaacatgtataactaatttataatcttttatgccatactaagtcatgatataatatttcttcatattttacattaataaccattatttttatatatcgtctacaattctctaattacgtctatttgttcaattttgtatatgatatcgaatattcatcataaatagatggtttaagatgccaaaaaaattatttacttggtgaatataatacatcaaatattacaaatacatcatttagttaaataaataaccataaaccgaaaattcatatccgcgcggATCAGTGTCTAgttctcttaaaaaaaaaaccactcaCGTGTGAAGTAACAACACATACGACACACACGTGcgtataataaatattatattatacttttatttattttttccaggGCGGTCCGGTCCTCAGGCGAAGCAAAGACGCTCCTGGTTAATGGCGAGGAAGCAAGTTTGGTAATAAGCAACCCTCACCCACAAAACCCTAAACACACACAACTACTTCAAATCAAAAGGAGATTCGTTTTCCAGATTGATTCCTTTCTAAAGCTCAAAACTTTGCACTTCGATTTTCGAAAGTTTCgaacttttactttttttgttggGGGATGTCTCCGGCGGCGGCAGTAGAGATTGGGTCTCCTCCTGTTGAAAAGgtctcttctttcttcaacCCTTCTTCCTCCTCTGCATTTTTCCCGGAGAGTGATCAACGAAGCATGGACCCTTCCTCTTCCTTCCACTTCGGATTTGAAGCTGGTTCAGGGCAGAAGACGAAGAGCCGGCAAAAGCCGAGGCTTGTCAAAGTGAGGAAGAACGGTAGAAAGGTGAAAGGTGCCTCCTTTTCCGGCGAGTCTCCACCTGGTTTCAATCCATTTGCGCCGCCGCCAAGTAGAGGTGAGTTTCTGTAACGTTTCTGCAGTGTTTGGTTGCCTTAAAGATTCAATTTTGATAGTTTCTCTTTTGTAGTTTCTGTAGGTAGTCTCCATATGAATGGCGAGTCACCTGGGGATAAAGATAAGTCTTTTGTTTTTGGGGCTTATAGGAACAGTTCTAGTGCAAAAGCTACTACAAGTCCAGCTTATGCTGCAGTGTCTGATGAGGAGGAATTTAGCACACCTGTAGGCGACTTTGTCTTTGGTTCGGAGTCCACACCGTGTAGTGAAAGCAGACGTTCAGATGCGGAGAGTGGTAAGACTGGAAGGGAAGCTTGTCCTGAGCCTTGTAGAGAGCCTGACATTGCGCAAAATGGTGATGGTGAAACTAGAGATGATGATTCTGAAGCGAACCTGTTTGCTGAGATGAACAAGCTTAACATCAATGAGGAAGCAAGGGAATTTAGTAACGCGCCTCCTGCATTTATCTTTGGCAGCTCTGGAAAAGGCGATGCTGCGGCAGCATCAGGGCCATGTTCTTTTAGTTCCAATGGTTTTCGCCAAAGTGATAATGCAGCTGATGATCAAATACCAGCTTTTCATCCCGGTGCCACCAACATAAACAACTTCACAAGCACTACCTTTGGTACAGAAACATCCTGTGATGGTTTCAAAGTACCATTGTGTGATCCTTCTTCGCTTAAGAGCAGTCTGTTTCCGGAAATAGGCAGGACTCCAGTACATGTGAGAAGTAAGCGTTCATCCAAGGACCAGAGATCAAACAAAGTCAAGGGGAAAAAGAAACAGCATGAGCCGAATCTATGCAAGGAGCAGACTTCCAAGGGGAATGATCCTCAAGAAAAGCTCAGCTCCCCTGGATACTCCTCACCCATGGATTTTTCTCCTTATGAAGGCGACAAATCCAGCAATCAGTTTCCTACAGAAACTCCTCTTCATCCTTCACATTGCTCTACCAATGCCAGGGATCCACCTGTCTTCACGGCAGAGGATCCTGGAAGTATTCGGATGCCGCAGTTTTCTTTCTCAGCGTCCACCCCTCAGGGAGAAACATCAACTAAAAAGCTTCATGCTGTGAAGAAATATAGGAGGAAAGTTAATAACCTTTTTCCTAAGAAAAATCTTAACACTACCATGCGAAACAATCAAGATAAGCAGGAGCCAGCTTCTACATCTGTGATGCCTGGTGAATGTGAGGTTTGGCGACTAAGGTATTATATTCTAACTCTAGAGCTTCAACATTGTTGCCTTTTGAATACTTATGTTTCCGAGATTTGAGAGAAGTAATGTTTTGTTTCAGGGGAAATCAAGCCTACAAAAATGGTGATATGCGTAAAGCCGAGGAATGTTACACTCATGGTATTAATTCCTCCTCGTCGTCAAGTGATAGCTCGCAGAATGATACTGTAAAGCCTCTTGCGCTTTGCTATGGCAACCGCGCAGCAGCAAGGATCTCTCTTGGAAGATTGAGGGAGGCTATAAGTGACTGTGACGTGGCTGCTTTACTCGATCCAAGCTACATTAAAGCATATATGAGAGCTGCAAAGTAAGTTTACTGCATACCTTTCCAGATAGTTGTCTTGTTTTTATtcgtataaaataattttttaacaaaggAACTTAGTATTCATGTTCATGCACATAAACAAGAATGTCTTCATGTCCTTAAGTGGGCAAGGAAGTGTCCATCCTAGCAAATATGATCACACACTGTATCTAGAAAATCAATGATATGTTTTTTAATTGAATTTGATGTATTCATATGTTCTTCTATGTTTGCTTTAGTTGTTATCTTGTGCTGGGGGAACTTGGATCGGCAGTGCAGTACTTTAACAAATGCATCGAATCTGCCTCTAGCATCTGCTTGGATCGACGAACTACTATAGAATCAGCTGAAGGTTTACAGCAGGCCCAAGTATGCTTTCTCTCTTCAGCTAGATCACTTATCTACCAGGCTCCAATCAAAATATAGATTTGTACTATACCAGTTcataaatgataaaattttTAGGATGTTGGTTTCTTAttgaatacttttttttattttaacttacCGGCAGAGGGTAGCTGACTATACGAACAGTGCATCCATATTTTTAGAGAAGAGAACACCTGATGGCGCATCTGACGCATTGGTTCCAATAACTAATGCCTTGTCAATTAGTTCATGCTCAGAGAAGCTTCTTCAGATGAAGGCGGAGGCCATGTTAATGGTACGTCGTCTTTCCTTTTTTAGCtctcattaattaaaaatttgctGTCACTGAGCATGAGCTTTCCATGTCAATGTTCAGATCCGGCGTTATAAAGAGGTGATCGAGCTCTGTGAGAACACCCTTCAGACGGCTGAGAGGAATTATGTATCAGCAGGGCCTGATGGCATAGGGTCTAAGCATCAATCACTCATAGTTTGGAGATGGAACATGGTTTCCAAGTCGCACTTCTACTTGGGAAACCTTGAGATAGCTCTTGATACATTGGAAAAGCTGCAGCAAATGGGATCTAGCCGCAATGAGTAATCACTTTGTCTCTGTTGTGCAATATTGAACTTTATTTGTGATCCTTGCTGAAAATCTCCTTTTTTTTAATCGCTAGGAATCAGGAAGAGTGTCGTGACTCACCAGCTTCTTTAGTGGCCACCATATCTGAACTTTTACGTTACAAGGTATGCTCTATAATGGCCCTAAGTGATTCTTCATTGTCTTtaacaaaattgattttttttttcctgtaatTTTAGAACGCTGGCAATGAAGCTGTACGGGCAGGGAAGTATACAGAAGCAGTGGAGCAGTACACTGCTGCACTATCAAGAAACGTGGACTCACGCCCTTTTGCAGCTATTTGTTTTTGCAATCGTGCGGCTGCTAATCAAGCCTTAGTCCAGATTGCTGATGCCATTGCTGACTGTAGCCTTGCCATGGCTCTTGATGAAAACTACACAAAGGTATGTGGACACATGAACCTTTCTCTGAGATAGAACAGAGTCCTTATAAAGCTCATtcctgtttgtttttttttcttctgtttataGGCAGTTTCCAGGAGAGCCACACTACATGAGATGATTAGAGATTATGATCAAGCAGCTAGTGATCTCAAGAGGCTTATCAGCATCCTTGTAAAACAAAATGGTGAGAAGGCAAAAACGTCAGAGACATCATCTGCTGATCGTTCAAGCACCAGGAAAGAACTAAAGCAGGCCCGTCAACGGTTGTCTGTGATGGAAGAAAAATCTAAAGAGGGCATTGCTCTTGATTTCTTCCTCATCATGTATGTATGCTCACTTTTAGCATTTATTCATGTAGTTCCAATATAATTGTATGCTGATGATATTCATGCTAAtctcttttttcttgttttgctGATTTGCAGGGGAGTGAAGGTATCCGACACTGCTGCTGATATCAAAAAGGCATACAGGAAAGCAGCTCTTAGGCATCACCCAGACAAGGTAATCTATGGACTATGGTTTGCTTGATGACAATGTTGCAAAGCAGTATTAAGTTGTGCTGATATTCCCTCTTTGATTTATGTATTTAGGCTGCACAGATTCTCGTCAGAAGCGAAAGCGAAGGACCGTGGTTAAAGGAGATATTAGAAGAGGTTCACAAGGGTGCGGATAGGCTCTTCAAAACGATTGGAGAGGCATATTCAGTTCTTTCTGACCCAACTAAGGTTTGCTTTCTCTCTCAGCAAGGCAACAACTTACTAGGAATATAAAACATCCCAAGACTTTAAGGTTTTGTGTTTTTTAACAGAGGTCGGACTATGAACTTGAGGAAGAGATTAGGAAAGCAAAGGCATCTAGAGAAAGCTACAGAAGCAGAAAGGCTGCAGAAGCAAGCACCACCTCTCCATATCAGACAAGTCCAGTCAGGCGATATTGGAGGCACAGCGAGAGGACATACAGAAGCACCTCTCCTTGGTGGTAAAATTACCAGCTTGCATGCAGGAGTGAGAGAATTGTTTGTTCCCAATTTTGAAAAGGGAAAGTGATGTAACTGAACAAATGTTTGTTTGCTTTTTTACGGATTGTACCTTATTTAAAACAttcaaaaatatcaaagaaatgaaaaacattcaAAAACATACAAAAGATTTAATGTGTCAAGAAAATGGAGATTTAATTACTTTTACTATCGTAGACAAACACACCACACACAGAGGAGTTATTGAACGAACACAAAACATTACAAATCCACTTGCTTTATTGATATAACTAATATTTGGACAAAGGCAAAGCTGGAGGACGAAGCCTAGCAACATGAGTGAGCTACAACGCAAGGGCTTGAGCATGGTGACTGATGTGGTCTTCGATGAAAGTTGCAATAAAGTAGTAGGAGTGGTCGTATCCTGGCTGAAGACGCACTAAGAGCGGCGCATTCACTTTCTTGCACGCCTCTTCAAACTTGTTGGGCAGTAACTGATCAGGGTAGAACTGGTCGTTTTCTCCCTGCATTGTGATGGACCATGAGTGTTAATAAGCTACAAGTGAAGACTGAAGAAGACCATGCTTTAAgaggattttttttattacctgATCAATTAGAATTGTGGCAGAGAGATTGTTGAACTTTGAGATAAGACAAGTCGCATCGTATTCCTGagtttcatcaataaaatcagtATTGTGTGGTGTGGCTATACGCTTATTAAAATCTtgtaagattattattttttatttacctcCCAAGCAGCTTTGTTGTCACCTAGATAGTTGGTGAATGCTTTTTGTCCCCATGGGCAATTTATGGGATTGGCAATTGGTGCAAAGGCAGACACAGACTGAAAATGCCAACACATATAAAGTGATTTAAGTTGAAATATAATTATCTTCACGTTCCAAGCATTGTAAATGGGAATTAATACCTTATACTTATCGAGGTTCTTGAGGTAAATAGTAAGAGCACCATGTCCACCCATGGAATGTCCAGAGATAGAAGCCCTTGTCGTGTCAAGCTGAGAAAAGTTCTCACTCAGGAGTTTAGGCAACTCTTTGACAACATAGTCATACATACGCCAGTTCTTCCACTTCTCCTGAGTAGCATTGAGGTAGAATCCAGCTCCTACTCCAAAACCAAACAGGAAAGAAACAACAAATGAATCACCCTTCATTACAACAAGTAACTAAATACTATATTACATACCTACACCGAAGTCGTAACTGTCTGCTTCACCTTCGATATTAAGTCCTCCTACAATATCAAAAACCGTCACAGAATGTTAAAAAGATACAAAGGGTCAAATGCTGTTTTACAAACAAATGTGAAAAAGACTGTGTGGCTCACTTGGAGAAGTATCTGGAACAACGAGAGCAATGCCGTGGGAAGAAGCAGCACGTTGTGCTCCGGACTTGATGATGAAGTTCTCGTCTGTACAGGTGAGCCCAGAAAGCCAGTAAAGAacctatcaatcaaacaaaacacGTAAAGGTAAACGAGAATAGtgaaaaagatgataaaaatcaaaactttatatgACAGGTggattgatgatgatgaagataaaaatcaa
Protein-coding regions in this window:
- the LOC106396213 gene encoding uncharacterized protein LOC106396213 isoform X1; the encoded protein is MSPAAAVEIGSPPVEKVSSFFNPSSSSAFFPESDQRSMDPSSSFHFGFEAGSGQKTKSRQKPRLVKVRKNGRKVKGASFSGESPPGFNPFAPPPSRVSVGSLHMNGESPGDKDKSFVFGAYRNSSSAKATTSPAYAAVSDEEEFSTPVGDFVFGSESTPCSESRRSDAESGKTGREACPEPCREPDIAQNGDGETRDDDSEANLFAEMNKLNINEEAREFSNAPPAFIFGSSGKGDAAAASGPCSFSSNGFRQSDNAADDQIPAFHPGATNINNFTSTTFGTETSCDGFKVPLCDPSSLKSSLFPEIGRTPVHVRSKRSSKDQRSNKVKGKKKQHEPNLCKEQTSKGNDPQEKLSSPGYSSPMDFSPYEGDKSSNQFPTETPLHPSHCSTNARDPPVFTAEDPGSIRMPQFSFSASTPQGETSTKKLHAVKKYRRKVNNLFPKKNLNTTMRNNQDKQEPASTSVMPGECEVWRLRGNQAYKNGDMRKAEECYTHGINSSSSSSDSSQNDTVKPLALCYGNRAAARISLGRLREAISDCDVAALLDPSYIKAYMRAANCYLVLGELGSAVQYFNKCIESASSICLDRRTTIESAEGLQQAQRVADYTNSASIFLEKRTPDGASDALVPITNALSISSCSEKLLQMKAEAMLMIRRYKEVIELCENTLQTAERNYVSAGPDGIGSKHQSLIVWRWNMVSKSHFYLGNLEIALDTLEKLQQMGSSRNENQEECRDSPASLVATISELLRYKNAGNEAVRAGKYTEAVEQYTAALSRNVDSRPFAAICFCNRAAANQALVQIADAIADCSLAMALDENYTKAVSRRATLHEMIRDYDQAASDLKRLISILVKQNGEKAKTSETSSADRSSTRKELKQARQRLSVMEEKSKEGIALDFFLIMGVKVSDTAADIKKAYRKAALRHHPDKAAQILVRSESEGPWLKEILEEVHKGADRLFKTIGEAYSVLSDPTKRSDYELEEEIRKAKASRESYRSRKAAEASTTSPYQTSPVRRYWRHSERTYRSTSPWW
- the LOC106396213 gene encoding uncharacterized protein LOC106396213 isoform X2 codes for the protein MSPAAAVEIGSPPVEKVSSFFNPSSSSAFFPESDQRSMDPSSSFHFGFEAGSGQKTKSRQKPRLVKVRKNGRKVKGASFSGESPPGFNPFAPPPSRGSLHMNGESPGDKDKSFVFGAYRNSSSAKATTSPAYAAVSDEEEFSTPVGDFVFGSESTPCSESRRSDAESGKTGREACPEPCREPDIAQNGDGETRDDDSEANLFAEMNKLNINEEAREFSNAPPAFIFGSSGKGDAAAASGPCSFSSNGFRQSDNAADDQIPAFHPGATNINNFTSTTFGTETSCDGFKVPLCDPSSLKSSLFPEIGRTPVHVRSKRSSKDQRSNKVKGKKKQHEPNLCKEQTSKGNDPQEKLSSPGYSSPMDFSPYEGDKSSNQFPTETPLHPSHCSTNARDPPVFTAEDPGSIRMPQFSFSASTPQGETSTKKLHAVKKYRRKVNNLFPKKNLNTTMRNNQDKQEPASTSVMPGECEVWRLRGNQAYKNGDMRKAEECYTHGINSSSSSSDSSQNDTVKPLALCYGNRAAARISLGRLREAISDCDVAALLDPSYIKAYMRAANCYLVLGELGSAVQYFNKCIESASSICLDRRTTIESAEGLQQAQRVADYTNSASIFLEKRTPDGASDALVPITNALSISSCSEKLLQMKAEAMLMIRRYKEVIELCENTLQTAERNYVSAGPDGIGSKHQSLIVWRWNMVSKSHFYLGNLEIALDTLEKLQQMGSSRNENQEECRDSPASLVATISELLRYKNAGNEAVRAGKYTEAVEQYTAALSRNVDSRPFAAICFCNRAAANQALVQIADAIADCSLAMALDENYTKAVSRRATLHEMIRDYDQAASDLKRLISILVKQNGEKAKTSETSSADRSSTRKELKQARQRLSVMEEKSKEGIALDFFLIMGVKVSDTAADIKKAYRKAALRHHPDKAAQILVRSESEGPWLKEILEEVHKGADRLFKTIGEAYSVLSDPTKRSDYELEEEIRKAKASRESYRSRKAAEASTTSPYQTSPVRRYWRHSERTYRSTSPWW
- the LOC106396216 gene encoding S-formylglutathione hydrolase-like, whose protein sequence is MESGLSEIGSTKMFDGYNKRYRHNSETLGCSMTFSIYFPPSSHRSPVLYWLSGLTCTDENFIIKSGAQRAASSHGIALVVPDTSPRGLNIEGEADSYDFGVGAGFYLNATQEKWKNWRMYDYVVKELPKLLSENFSQLDTTRASISGHSMGGHGALTIYLKNLDKYKSVSAFAPIANPINCPWGQKAFTNYLGDNKAAWEEYDATCLISKFNNLSATILIDQGENDQFYPDQLLPNKFEEACKKVNAPLLVRLQPGYDHSYYFIATFIEDHISHHAQALAL